One Natronomonas moolapensis 8.8.11 genomic region harbors:
- the uraH gene encoding hydroxyisourate hydrolase, producing the protein MSAGLTTHVLDTSREGPAEGVDVTLQRVGDDGDVEPIAEGTTNDDGRLDEPLLTPKSIEEGTYELLFDVGEYYRSGPSGSTFLETVPVRFVVDDAEEHYHVPLLLSPGGYTTYRGS; encoded by the coding sequence GTGAGCGCCGGGCTGACCACCCACGTTCTCGATACGAGCCGGGAAGGGCCCGCCGAAGGCGTTGATGTGACGCTACAGCGCGTCGGCGACGACGGCGACGTGGAACCGATCGCCGAGGGCACGACCAACGACGACGGGCGACTCGACGAGCCACTCTTGACCCCGAAGTCCATCGAGGAGGGGACGTACGAGTTGCTGTTCGACGTGGGTGAATACTACCGCTCTGGGCCCTCGGGATCGACGTTTCTGGAGACCGTTCCGGTTCGGTTCGTCGTCGACGATGCCGAGGAGCACTATCACGTCCCCCTTCTGTTGTCGCCGGGGGGGTATACGACCTACCGGGGAAGCTGA
- a CDS encoding BMP family ABC transporter substrate-binding protein produces the protein MPMTNRPSRRNVLKGLGAATALTVAGCTDSTDAGNGANAGEGADTDTSGEADAGDTEVTAAWVFNSEVGDLGWSWAHNEGRKAVASEYDWLETQFTEAVAPEESEQVFRRYADSGVDIIFGCTFGYQDTMATVAEEYPDVYFEHNTGYTTLENMGRFMGRIYEARYLAGQAAGLVSETDTLGYVAAFPIPEVVRGINAYTLGAASVNDAVSTKVRWTNTWFDPPSESEAASALLDEDVDVMAQHQDSPAALTEAADAGIWATGYDAPMGEQAGEHYLTSPIWHWEEFYGPTVEAVRDDEWEADAYWQGLESGICSIDDWGPDVSQNVRDEVAATRAEIVEGSLDIWAGTEFEGESDEFLFQEMSSYVESVDGEVPS, from the coding sequence ATGCCGATGACGAATCGTCCGTCCCGGCGGAACGTGCTCAAGGGGCTCGGAGCGGCAACCGCGTTGACCGTCGCCGGCTGCACCGACAGTACGGACGCCGGCAACGGTGCGAACGCCGGAGAAGGCGCCGATACCGACACCAGTGGGGAAGCGGACGCCGGCGACACCGAAGTCACCGCCGCGTGGGTGTTCAATTCCGAAGTCGGCGACCTCGGTTGGTCCTGGGCGCACAACGAAGGGCGCAAGGCGGTCGCATCGGAGTACGACTGGCTGGAAACTCAGTTCACTGAGGCCGTCGCGCCGGAGGAATCGGAACAGGTGTTCCGGCGGTACGCCGACAGCGGCGTGGACATCATTTTCGGGTGTACGTTCGGGTATCAAGATACGATGGCGACGGTGGCCGAGGAGTATCCCGACGTCTACTTCGAGCACAACACAGGCTACACGACCCTCGAAAACATGGGGCGATTCATGGGGCGGATCTACGAAGCCCGCTATCTCGCCGGTCAGGCCGCGGGGCTGGTTTCGGAGACGGATACGCTCGGATACGTGGCCGCGTTCCCAATCCCGGAGGTCGTCCGCGGTATCAACGCGTACACGCTCGGTGCCGCGTCGGTCAACGACGCCGTCTCGACGAAGGTCCGATGGACTAACACCTGGTTCGACCCACCGAGCGAGAGCGAGGCTGCCAGCGCGCTGTTGGACGAGGACGTCGACGTGATGGCACAACATCAAGACTCACCGGCGGCGCTGACCGAAGCGGCCGACGCCGGAATCTGGGCGACGGGGTACGACGCGCCGATGGGCGAGCAGGCCGGAGAGCACTACCTCACCTCGCCGATCTGGCACTGGGAAGAGTTCTACGGGCCGACTGTCGAGGCCGTCAGAGACGACGAGTGGGAAGCCGACGCCTACTGGCAGGGGCTCGAGTCGGGGATCTGTAGCATCGACGACTGGGGACCGGATGTCTCACAGAACGTTAGAGACGAGGTTGCCGCGACCAGAGCCGAAATCGTCGAGGGATCGCTCGACATCTGGGCCGGAACCGAGTTCGAGGGTGAAAGCGACGAGTTCCTCTTCCAAGAAATGAGCAGTTACGTCGAATCGGTCGACGGCGAAGTCCCCTCTTGA
- the uraD gene encoding 2-oxo-4-hydroxy-4-carboxy-5-ureidoimidazoline decarboxylase gives MTDLTIDDLNRLDEEVFVDELDDVYEHSPWVPEQVLPERPFDSLVALREAMRSAVDEASRETKLELLRSHPDLGDQTGITESSEKEQASAGLDRLSPETYEAFQRLNDRYRGAFGFPFIMAVKNESPKAIKDAMETRVEQTESEEFRTAIEEVHTIARIRLEERVST, from the coding sequence ATGACAGACCTGACGATCGACGACCTCAATCGCCTCGACGAGGAGGTCTTCGTCGACGAACTGGACGACGTGTACGAACACTCCCCGTGGGTTCCCGAGCAGGTACTCCCCGAGCGGCCGTTCGACTCGCTCGTGGCGCTGCGAGAAGCGATGCGAAGCGCGGTCGATGAGGCGTCCCGAGAAACGAAACTGGAACTGCTCCGGTCGCACCCCGATCTCGGCGATCAAACCGGAATCACGGAGTCGTCCGAAAAAGAACAGGCCTCCGCGGGCCTCGATCGGCTCTCACCGGAGACGTACGAGGCGTTCCAGCGGCTGAACGACCGCTACCGGGGAGCGTTCGGGTTTCCGTTTATTATGGCCGTCAAGAACGAATCGCCAAAGGCGATCAAGGACGCGATGGAAACGCGGGTCGAGCAGACGGAATCCGAGGAGTTCCGGACGGCAATCGAGGAGGTGCACACGATCGCTCGGATCCGACTCGAAGAGCGAGTCTCCACGTGA
- a CDS encoding dihydroorotase codes for MPIDTVIAGGTVVSPSSTFDAAVAVDDGSIVAVGDERDLPDAETRIDATGQLVMPGVVDPHVHIDDHVSIDSYRTATSAAALGGVTTVIDFAWQAYEGEESPWDDPAPLAEGVERKRDNHREALVDFGLHGGILREGEDLFAELSDLVAAGVTSFKMYTAYEFGVSNGYLRRVCDALAEQGAVGVVHTEDDSVCQSLVAELRAAGEDAPEAYPRSRPDYAEAMAAEDAVRIATEAGAKYYGVHTSSEKAAAAIAEFRNDGSQVRAETCTHYTTLDESIHREFGNLPKIAPPIRSPDDVDAMFEYLRRGVLSVVSTDHVAQRRSSKENRPWWEGPYGANGLQASLSVFHDEAVNERGLSYPALVRLMSTTPAETFGLPGKGTLDPGTDADIVLFDPEATDTITAEDNVSEADYSIYEGREVTGQVTKTLVRGEVVAADGAVVGDPGHGEFVEREIPDWSA; via the coding sequence ATGCCGATTGATACTGTCATTGCGGGCGGTACGGTCGTGTCCCCGTCGTCGACGTTCGACGCCGCGGTCGCCGTCGACGACGGGTCGATCGTCGCCGTCGGCGACGAGCGCGACCTCCCCGACGCGGAGACTCGGATCGACGCGACGGGGCAGTTGGTCATGCCCGGCGTCGTCGACCCCCACGTCCACATCGACGACCATGTCTCGATCGATAGCTACCGCACGGCGACGAGCGCGGCGGCGCTCGGTGGCGTCACCACGGTCATCGATTTCGCGTGGCAAGCGTACGAGGGGGAAGAAAGCCCCTGGGACGACCCGGCCCCGCTGGCCGAGGGAGTCGAGCGAAAGCGCGACAACCACCGGGAGGCGCTCGTCGACTTCGGCCTCCACGGCGGCATCCTCCGGGAGGGCGAGGACCTCTTCGCGGAGCTTTCCGACCTCGTCGCGGCCGGCGTGACGTCGTTCAAGATGTACACCGCCTACGAGTTCGGCGTTTCGAACGGGTACCTGCGGCGGGTCTGCGACGCGCTGGCGGAACAGGGGGCGGTCGGCGTCGTCCACACGGAGGACGACTCGGTGTGTCAGTCTCTGGTGGCGGAGCTGCGAGCGGCGGGCGAAGACGCCCCCGAGGCGTATCCCCGGTCCCGGCCGGACTACGCGGAAGCGATGGCCGCCGAGGACGCGGTTCGGATCGCCACCGAGGCGGGCGCGAAGTACTACGGTGTCCACACGAGTTCCGAAAAGGCGGCCGCTGCCATCGCAGAGTTTCGGAACGACGGGTCACAGGTCCGGGCGGAGACCTGTACGCACTACACGACTCTCGACGAGTCGATCCACCGCGAGTTCGGCAACCTTCCGAAGATCGCGCCGCCGATCCGGTCGCCGGACGACGTCGACGCTATGTTTGAGTACCTTCGCCGCGGCGTGTTGAGCGTCGTCTCGACGGATCACGTCGCACAGCGCCGCTCGAGCAAGGAGAACCGACCGTGGTGGGAGGGTCCCTACGGCGCGAACGGCCTGCAGGCGAGTCTCTCAGTGTTCCACGACGAGGCGGTCAACGAGCGGGGGCTGAGCTACCCCGCGCTCGTCCGCCTGATGAGTACGACCCCGGCGGAGACGTTCGGCCTCCCGGGGAAGGGGACGCTCGATCCCGGGACGGACGCCGACATCGTCCTGTTCGACCCCGAGGCGACCGACACGATCACCGCCGAGGACAACGTTTCCGAGGCGGATTACTCGATCTACGAGGGCCGGGAGGTGACGGGACAGGTCACGAAGACGCTCGTCCGCGGCGAGGTCGTCGCCGCCGACGGCGCGGTCGTGGGCGACCCCGGGCACGGGGAGTTCGTCGAACGGGAAATTCCGGACTGGAGCGCGTGA
- a CDS encoding ABC transporter permease: MNATVDVSAREETPPWVAYSAPVFTVLAALGVGALVLLVIDVDPIEAYSLMLVETPTSSQGQTETLIAAVPLVLAGLAVYLPLKAGLFNIGAEGQLVFGALAGTWVGLNVSLPGYALVPLMFLAAAGAGGALAAIPAWLRAKWDINEIITSLLLSFIALELLSYAVRGPMKGTTGNFPQTAQLPEAATLPTLYGRVHVGLAAALVLVGATYVLMTRTRLGFEINFVGSNDEAAVQAGMSKYKVYLFVFVLGGAFAGIGGIGEVAGVQGRLRAGFEPGYGFTAIPIALLGRGSAIKVLFAGLFFALLFTGGTTMEVFLGIPAALVDVIQALIILFLITGEFFKQYRVSLGFERGTPSTTTDATRGDD, translated from the coding sequence ATGAACGCGACCGTGGACGTGAGCGCCCGCGAGGAAACGCCCCCGTGGGTTGCGTACTCGGCCCCGGTTTTTACCGTGTTGGCGGCGCTGGGAGTCGGGGCGTTGGTCCTTCTCGTGATCGATGTCGACCCGATCGAAGCGTACTCGCTCATGCTCGTCGAGACCCCGACGAGCAGCCAGGGGCAGACGGAGACGCTGATCGCCGCGGTGCCGTTAGTGCTCGCCGGTCTGGCGGTGTATCTACCGTTGAAGGCCGGGTTGTTCAACATTGGTGCCGAGGGGCAACTGGTGTTCGGCGCGCTCGCCGGTACGTGGGTCGGGTTGAACGTATCTCTGCCCGGGTACGCGCTCGTACCGTTGATGTTTCTCGCGGCAGCAGGCGCCGGGGGGGCACTGGCAGCCATTCCGGCGTGGCTGCGTGCCAAGTGGGACATCAACGAGATCATCACGTCGCTTTTGCTGTCCTTCATTGCGCTGGAGCTTCTCAGCTACGCGGTCCGCGGGCCGATGAAAGGCACCACCGGCAACTTCCCGCAGACGGCTCAACTCCCCGAGGCGGCGACGTTACCGACGCTGTATGGGCGCGTCCACGTCGGCCTCGCCGCTGCGCTGGTACTCGTGGGAGCGACATACGTCCTGATGACCCGGACGCGACTCGGGTTCGAGATCAACTTCGTGGGATCGAACGACGAAGCTGCGGTGCAGGCCGGGATGAGCAAATATAAAGTGTATCTGTTCGTGTTCGTCCTGGGCGGTGCCTTCGCCGGGATCGGTGGGATCGGAGAGGTAGCGGGCGTTCAAGGGCGTCTTCGTGCCGGCTTCGAGCCGGGGTACGGGTTCACTGCGATCCCGATTGCACTGCTCGGCCGTGGGAGCGCGATCAAAGTGTTGTTTGCGGGGCTGTTCTTCGCGCTGTTGTTCACTGGCGGGACGACCATGGAGGTCTTTCTCGGTATCCCGGCGGCACTCGTCGACGTCATTCAGGCGCTCATAATCCTGTTTTTGATCACCGGTGAGTTCTTCAAACAGTATCGCGTCAGCCTCGGTTTCGAGCGCGGGACACCGTCGACGACAACCGACGCTACGCGGGGGGACGACTGA
- the pucL gene encoding factor-independent urate hydroxylase — protein MTANQEQLASSDAEGPGRRMNYGKEKIVVYRTYATPLTGIEPIPESEFDGRENVLFGLDVRVQVEGEAFRPSFTDGDNSMVVATDSMKNFVHHHMGEYDGATVEGFLEYVGREFLATYEQMEAITVSADEVPFDERPVPVGDDFEPSELVYGVSDDESAYGEIRLERGEDGTEIVAQTSGVTGIELVKVKDNSFTDFVQDEYTTLPERENRTLYIELDVFWTYDDAEAALGEEPARYVPAEQVRDIAQVVFDKHDVNSIQDLIYRIGVRVLERFPQLESVTFESKNRTWIGVRTDLDGDAKVLREPDIPTGFQQFSVDRNDVEGDV, from the coding sequence ATGACGGCCAATCAGGAGCAACTGGCGAGCAGTGACGCGGAGGGCCCGGGGCGTCGAATGAACTACGGCAAGGAGAAAATCGTCGTGTATCGGACCTATGCGACGCCGTTGACCGGGATCGAGCCGATTCCCGAATCTGAGTTCGACGGGCGCGAGAACGTCCTCTTCGGGTTGGATGTCCGCGTCCAGGTCGAGGGCGAGGCGTTCCGGCCCTCGTTTACTGACGGGGACAACAGCATGGTGGTGGCGACCGACTCGATGAAGAACTTCGTCCACCACCACATGGGGGAGTATGACGGCGCCACAGTCGAGGGGTTCCTTGAGTACGTCGGGCGAGAATTTCTGGCCACGTACGAACAGATGGAGGCGATCACCGTCTCCGCGGACGAAGTCCCGTTCGACGAACGGCCAGTCCCCGTAGGCGACGACTTCGAGCCGAGCGAACTGGTCTATGGGGTGTCTGACGACGAGTCGGCGTACGGTGAGATACGGCTCGAACGGGGCGAGGACGGGACGGAGATAGTCGCACAGACGAGCGGCGTGACCGGGATCGAACTGGTGAAAGTGAAGGACAACTCCTTTACTGACTTCGTGCAGGACGAGTACACGACCCTTCCGGAACGAGAAAACCGAACGCTCTACATCGAACTCGACGTCTTCTGGACGTACGACGACGCCGAGGCGGCCCTCGGCGAAGAGCCTGCACGATATGTTCCGGCCGAACAGGTCCGGGACATCGCACAGGTCGTCTTCGATAAACACGACGTCAATTCGATTCAGGACTTGATCTACCGGATCGGGGTTCGCGTCCTCGAGCGGTTTCCGCAGCTCGAGTCGGTCACCTTCGAGTCGAAAAACAGGACGTGGATCGGGGTGCGGACGGACCTCGACGGCGATGCGAAGGTACTCCGCGAGCCGGATATCCCGACCGGGTTTCAGCAGTTTTCCGTCGACCGCAACGACGTGGAGGGCGACGTGTGA
- a CDS encoding amidohydrolase family protein gives MTKTLVSNGLIVTQNADRELIPDGAVLIRDDSIAAVGPTARLEAEYDYERRIDADGGAVIPGLINAHTHVSDIILRGAYSADRGLYDWLYNVKRPACVAMEPDEHAAAAALYCTEAIQAGVTTFVENDTEVVWDDLSGIEAKLDTYADSGIRSVYGAGFADDPPDEAFESLLADITAREPSVDHPPADCLTVGTEAALGNVESLMDAHHGRAGGRQSVWPAPIVVETTTTEGFQGAIRLAEEYDVMTTAHVAEAEAQTRGPALSSIEYLRNIGYLGERTLLGHCVQIDRGDARILAESDTKVAHNFFANMRLATGFAPVVDLLDCGATVGLGTDNANLSDTVNPLNDIRAVFAAHKGFHRDAGVFDAATAFDMVTIDGAHAIGRENDLGSIEVGKQADIAVVDMDHPHLTPAPDPVFALVTGAQGFEVDTVLCAGDVVMSDREVRTLGATEDVLADATEAAEAVVERVGLE, from the coding sequence ATGACTAAGACGCTCGTCTCGAATGGGCTGATCGTTACTCAGAACGCCGACCGGGAACTGATCCCGGATGGGGCCGTCCTCATCAGGGACGATTCGATCGCCGCTGTGGGGCCGACAGCCCGGCTGGAGGCCGAATACGACTACGAACGACGCATCGATGCCGACGGCGGGGCAGTGATTCCCGGACTGATCAACGCCCATACGCACGTCTCTGACATCATTCTCCGGGGGGCGTACAGCGCGGATCGCGGGCTGTACGACTGGTTGTACAACGTCAAACGCCCGGCCTGTGTCGCGATGGAACCCGACGAACACGCCGCCGCTGCGGCGCTGTACTGCACTGAGGCCATCCAGGCGGGCGTGACGACGTTCGTCGAGAACGATACCGAAGTCGTCTGGGACGACCTATCGGGTATCGAGGCCAAACTCGACACGTACGCGGACTCCGGGATCAGATCTGTCTACGGCGCCGGCTTCGCCGACGACCCACCCGACGAGGCGTTCGAATCGTTGCTGGCTGATATTACGGCCCGCGAACCGTCCGTGGACCATCCTCCGGCGGACTGTCTGACCGTCGGAACCGAGGCGGCTCTCGGAAACGTCGAATCGCTGATGGACGCACACCACGGCCGCGCCGGCGGTCGCCAGTCAGTCTGGCCGGCGCCGATCGTCGTCGAAACGACGACAACGGAGGGATTTCAGGGAGCCATCCGACTCGCCGAGGAGTACGACGTCATGACGACGGCCCACGTCGCGGAAGCCGAAGCACAGACACGTGGGCCCGCGCTGTCCAGCATCGAGTACCTCCGAAACATCGGGTATCTGGGCGAGCGAACCCTCCTCGGGCACTGCGTCCAGATCGATCGGGGTGACGCGCGGATCCTGGCCGAGTCGGACACCAAAGTCGCTCACAACTTCTTCGCCAACATGCGACTGGCCACCGGCTTCGCACCGGTCGTCGACCTGCTCGATTGCGGCGCCACCGTCGGCCTCGGCACGGACAACGCGAACCTCAGTGACACGGTCAACCCACTGAACGACATCCGGGCGGTCTTTGCGGCACACAAGGGGTTCCATCGGGACGCAGGCGTCTTCGACGCGGCGACGGCGTTCGACATGGTCACTATTGATGGCGCACACGCGATCGGTCGCGAGAACGACCTCGGTTCGATCGAGGTGGGCAAACAGGCCGACATCGCCGTCGTCGACATGGACCACCCACATCTCACCCCGGCTCCGGACCCGGTGTTCGCACTCGTGACCGGCGCCCAGGGCTTCGAGGTCGACACGGTTCTGTGTGCGGGCGATGTCGTCATGTCCGACCGCGAGGTCCGGACGCTCGGGGCAACCGAGGACGTGTTGGCCGACGCGACCGAGGCCGCCGAAGCCGTCGTTGAGCGCGTCGGCCTCGAGTAA
- a CDS encoding FAD binding domain-containing protein: protein MSSQLPVEYHEVESVERAVEMLGGEPETRIVASGYSLVPLLKDGLETPDRLVDISGIDALRGITRENGRTVIGALTTHVRIAADTSVRERARALAEATDSVGDYQAKHQGTIGGNLVVADPKYDAPAAVLALEGTVVVRGPDGQRRIDADEWFRGPGETALEPDELVTELVVSDAAQSGYTRKSTYSGYAAVSVAAALEADGNRVESARVAVNGAKPYPIRLPEVEKTLAGELLDDGLRTRAAEAALSDVDPESLLADGETTGTHRRRLVRSYCREALERASAAPAEH, encoded by the coding sequence ATGTCGAGTCAGCTTCCTGTCGAGTACCACGAGGTCGAGAGCGTCGAACGGGCAGTCGAGATGCTCGGCGGCGAGCCGGAAACACGGATCGTGGCGAGCGGTTACTCGCTCGTTCCGCTCCTGAAGGACGGTCTCGAGACACCGGATCGGCTCGTCGACATCAGCGGGATCGACGCGCTCCGTGGGATCACGAGGGAGAACGGACGGACAGTTATCGGCGCGCTAACGACGCACGTCCGGATCGCGGCAGATACATCCGTCCGCGAACGAGCCCGCGCACTCGCCGAGGCGACCGACTCCGTGGGCGATTATCAGGCGAAGCATCAGGGGACGATCGGGGGAAACCTCGTGGTCGCTGATCCAAAATACGACGCGCCGGCTGCCGTGCTCGCTCTTGAGGGCACGGTCGTCGTCCGGGGGCCGGACGGTCAGCGGCGGATCGACGCCGACGAGTGGTTCCGCGGGCCGGGCGAAACCGCCCTCGAACCGGACGAGTTGGTCACCGAGCTCGTCGTCTCAGACGCGGCACAGAGTGGGTACACCCGGAAGTCTACGTACTCCGGGTACGCGGCCGTGAGCGTCGCCGCCGCCCTCGAGGCCGACGGCAACCGCGTCGAATCCGCACGGGTGGCAGTCAACGGCGCCAAGCCGTACCCGATCCGCCTCCCGGAGGTCGAGAAGACGCTCGCCGGTGAACTGCTCGACGATGGCTTGCGAACGCGGGCCGCCGAGGCCGCGCTATCCGACGTCGATCCCGAGTCGCTGCTGGCGGACGGCGAGACCACTGGAACACATCGACGCCGACTCGTCCGATCGTACTGCCGGGAGGCGCTCGAACGCGCGTCCGCGGCGCCCGCAGAACACTGA
- a CDS encoding ABC transporter ATP-binding protein, producing MSESPFLELDGILKQFPGVVANDHVDLRVERGEIHGLLGENGAGKSTLMKVLYGLYTQDSGAIYLDGDRLELASPQDAIDAGIGMVHQHFQLIPRLSVAENVVLGEREPASAFRINETSGGLVPESVRSNDIVRSLAQLFSLGLDVPKRRIQQLADQYGFDIDPDAKVWELDVGQQQRVEILKALYRDVDLLILDEPTAVLTPTEADQLFDSLERLAEGGLSVIFITHKLAEVEAVVDRVTILQDGENAGTAVVSEVSKADLAEMMVGREVLFDIEQDETERGDPVLELRNVSAESDRGIEALSGIDLTVREGEVVGVAGVSGNGQKELAEVTAGIRGVTGGSILIGGTDLAGSTPKEFVENDVSFVPEDRLRYGCAAELPIRHNAAMKEFTDARFGGKTSLSYDELTAYAETLVEEFDVRGVDSVAETKAGDLSGGNLQKLILARELSRDPDLLIANQPTRGVDVGAIEFIREALLEQRQNGTGTLLISENLDEITDLSDRILVIYEGEFVHETTPEAADRDRIGLEMNGGGTGNDTDGRRKRGGSRSPTAVANEHGAKRR from the coding sequence ATGTCTGAATCGCCATTTTTGGAATTAGACGGTATTCTGAAGCAGTTTCCCGGTGTGGTCGCGAACGATCACGTGGACCTGCGCGTCGAACGCGGCGAAATTCATGGATTGCTCGGCGAGAACGGGGCTGGAAAGAGCACGCTGATGAAGGTTCTGTACGGGCTGTACACGCAGGACAGCGGTGCGATCTATCTCGATGGGGACCGTCTCGAACTGGCGTCGCCGCAGGACGCGATCGATGCCGGAATCGGGATGGTCCACCAGCACTTTCAGTTGATCCCGCGTTTGAGCGTGGCCGAGAACGTCGTGTTGGGAGAGCGCGAACCCGCGAGTGCGTTCCGGATAAACGAGACGTCGGGGGGGCTGGTGCCCGAGTCGGTCCGATCGAACGATATCGTCCGATCGCTCGCACAGCTGTTTTCGCTCGGGCTCGACGTCCCGAAGCGGCGGATTCAACAGTTAGCCGACCAGTACGGCTTCGACATCGATCCCGACGCGAAGGTGTGGGAGCTCGATGTCGGTCAACAACAGCGCGTCGAGATCCTCAAAGCGCTTTATCGGGACGTCGATCTCCTGATTCTCGACGAGCCAACGGCGGTCCTGACGCCGACCGAGGCCGACCAACTGTTCGATTCGTTGGAGCGCCTCGCCGAGGGAGGACTCTCTGTCATTTTTATCACGCACAAGCTCGCCGAGGTCGAGGCGGTCGTCGACAGGGTGACCATCCTCCAGGACGGGGAGAACGCCGGAACGGCCGTCGTTTCGGAGGTGAGCAAGGCGGACCTCGCAGAGATGATGGTCGGTCGTGAAGTCCTCTTTGACATCGAGCAAGACGAGACCGAACGCGGCGATCCGGTTCTCGAACTGCGGAACGTCAGCGCCGAGAGCGACCGGGGAATCGAAGCGCTCTCCGGGATCGACCTCACGGTACGGGAAGGCGAGGTAGTCGGCGTCGCTGGCGTCAGCGGAAACGGACAAAAAGAACTCGCCGAGGTCACGGCGGGAATACGGGGGGTCACTGGCGGTAGCATTCTGATCGGAGGCACCGACCTCGCCGGTTCGACGCCGAAGGAGTTCGTCGAGAATGACGTCTCGTTCGTCCCGGAGGATCGTCTCCGGTACGGCTGCGCGGCGGAGCTCCCGATACGACACAACGCGGCGATGAAGGAGTTCACCGATGCCCGGTTCGGCGGGAAGACGAGTCTGAGCTACGACGAACTGACCGCCTACGCCGAGACACTCGTCGAGGAGTTCGACGTTCGGGGCGTCGACAGCGTAGCCGAAACGAAGGCGGGGGACCTCTCGGGCGGGAACCTACAGAAGTTGATTCTCGCCCGGGAACTCAGTCGCGATCCGGACCTCCTGATCGCCAACCAGCCCACTCGAGGAGTCGACGTGGGAGCGATCGAATTCATACGCGAAGCGCTGCTCGAACAGCGACAGAACGGTACCGGGACCCTCCTTATTTCGGAGAACCTCGACGAAATCACGGACCTGAGCGACAGAATCCTCGTTATTTATGAGGGAGAGTTCGTCCACGAGACAACGCCCGAGGCGGCCGACCGCGACCGGATCGGGCTCGAAATGAACGGCGGCGGGACCGGAAACGACACCGATGGCCGGAGAAAGCGCGGTGGGAGTCGCTCGCCGACGGCGGTTGCGAACGAACACGGGGCCAAGCGCCGATGA
- a CDS encoding nucleotidyltransferase family protein produces the protein MSNSDNVVGAVLLAAGRSERFGPENKLLAAIDGRPVVRRAARTLLAASLDDRIAVVGHDAAAVGKALPEGFTIRYNDRYREGQHTSVRAGTAVARKAGWDGALFALGDMPAVDPTTVDALLKSFAEGTGSVVVPTESGSRGNPVLFGASHFDALAEVTGDRGGRALIAACPGVVRVPVDDTGIHRDVDRPEDLNSVRE, from the coding sequence ATGAGCAATTCGGATAACGTCGTCGGGGCGGTCCTGCTCGCGGCGGGTCGAAGCGAACGGTTCGGCCCCGAGAACAAACTGCTGGCGGCCATCGACGGTCGGCCGGTCGTCCGGCGTGCGGCCCGAACGCTACTGGCTGCTTCTCTCGACGACCGGATCGCGGTTGTCGGCCACGACGCCGCCGCTGTCGGCAAGGCGCTTCCTGAGGGGTTTACTATCCGATACAACGATCGGTATCGAGAGGGCCAACACACCTCGGTTCGCGCGGGCACCGCGGTAGCCCGGAAAGCCGGGTGGGACGGGGCCCTCTTCGCGCTCGGCGATATGCCCGCAGTCGATCCGACGACCGTGGACGCGCTGTTGAAATCGTTCGCGGAGGGGACGGGGTCGGTCGTGGTTCCGACCGAAAGTGGAAGCCGTGGAAACCCCGTGCTCTTCGGTGCGTCACATTTCGACGCGCTCGCCGAGGTGACGGGCGATCGGGGCGGGCGGGCGCTCATCGCGGCCTGTCCCGGCGTGGTCCGTGTTCCAGTCGACGATACCGGTATTCACCGCGATGTCGACAGGCCGGAAGACCTCAACTCCGTTCGCGAGTGA